The Eikenella corrodens genome segment GTAACCTTCGGAGTAACGGCACCAAAAGTGTAAGCTGCAGAGATTTGAGCCTCTTTGGTTTTGGCATTATTCTCGGTTTGAGTAGCGATATTAATATCAGTGCTACCAACCGGGCTTACGTTTTTGCCGTATTGGATACCACCAGCAACGTACAGGTTATTGGCATCATAACCTGCAGACAGGTTGTGAACGTGGCTGTCTTTCAGACCACCAGCAGCGGCAGTAGATTTGCGGGCATACTCAACTGCGTAACGGGCAAAGAAGCCGCTGTTTTTGTAGCCCAAGCCCAAACCGAATACCGGTTTGCCGTCGTTGGTGCGACCGCCGTGTACGTTAGAGCCAGGAGCCATCTGGAAAGCGAAGTCGAAGCCACCGAAGTCAGGAGACTGATAGTTCAAGCTGGTACGGCGTTGACCGAAACGACCGTAATAACCCAAGCCTAAAACGCGGCTGTCGTATTCCCAGTTGTCTTGGGCATCCAAGGCCTGTTTCAGCGGGGTGCTTACACGACCAATTTTAACGGTACCGAAGCCACCTTCCAAACCAACGAAGCTGTCACGGTTGTTTACAAAGCTGTT includes the following:
- a CDS encoding porin, with amino-acid sequence MKKTLIALALVSLPVAASAEVILYGNIRGGVEFTREGTSAQLKSERNAWGVVDYGSYIGFKGSEDLGGNLKAIWQVEANTSLAGNSFVNNRDSFVGLEGGFGTVKIGRVSTPLKQALDAQDNWEYDSRVLGLGYYGRFGQRRTSLNYQSPDFGGFDFAFQMAPGSNVHGGRTNDGKPVFGLGLGYKNSGFFARYAVEYARKSTAAAGGLKDSHVHNLSAGYDANNLYVAGGIQYGKNVSPVGSTDINIATQTENNAKTKEAQISAAYTFGAVTPKVTVAYGRADSDNTAHDGGRYLQAIVGADYAFSRRTTGLVSVGWLREKANSNDKNVNNWGVGTGVVHKF